The segment TGGGTCGTTTGTTTACGCTCTTTACACCCGGCGATGCCGCTATTGGTGTAAACCTGCTGTCAGCATTATCAAGTGGTTTCACCATCATGTTCCTGTTCTGGACCATCACACACTTTGGTCGCAGATTGGTACAAAAAGATAATGAAGAATTACAGGGCAACCAGTTGTTTACAGTAATGGCTGCAGGTGTTATTGGTGGATTAGCCTACACATTCAGCGATTCATTCTGGTACAGTGCTGTTGAAGGCGAAGTATATGCGTTGTCATCTTTCTTTACAGCGGTTGTATTCTGGATGATCCTGAAATGGGAACATGAAGATGCAAAAGCAGGTGACGATGACCGTAAGCGTACGTTTGCTGAACGCTGGATCGTACTCATTTTCTTCATCATGGGTTTGAGTATCGGTGTTCACTTGTTGAACCTTCTTACACTTCCTGCTATTGTGATGGTGTATTATTTCCGCAGGTATAAACCAACATGGACAGGTGGTATCGTTGCCTTCCTGATTGGTTGTGCTATCACAGGTGTTGTACAAAAAGCGGTGATCCAGTGGAGTATTTCAAGTGCGGGCTGGTTCGATCGTTTGTTTGTGAATAGCTTTGGTTTGCCTTTCTTCTCCGGATTTATTTTCTTCTTTGTATTAATAGCAGTGCTCATCTGGTTCGGTTTGCGTTATGCAAAACAAAATCAATGGCGCTTCTTGCGTTTAGGTTTGTGGAGCTTTGCATTTATGCTCATTGGTTTTTCTACTTATGTTACAACCATGATCCGTGCAAATGCAAATCCCGGCATTGATATGAATGATGTAAACAACCCGATGGCTTTGGTTAGTTACCTGAGCCGTGAGCAATATGGTGATGTGCCATTATTGAAGGGACAGAAGTTTACAGCAGAAGCAGAAGAGTATGCTGATGAAGGCGATTCTTACCAACGTGTGGGCGATCGTTATGAAGTAACCGGACAAAAAAGAAAACCTGTTTACCCTGCAGATCAAACAATGATGTTCCCCCGTGTATGGGATGCAAGTAACGACCAGGGACATGCTGATTACTATGCACAGTTCCTCGGTATTGGTAAATACCAGGATCGCCAAACGGGAAAAATTTCTTACGAACGTGATCCTGATATGGCCGATAACTTTAAATTCTTCTTCGGTTACCAGGTAAACATTATGTATTTCCGCTATTTCATGTGGAATTTTGCAGGAAAGCAAAATGATGTACAGGGTTTAGGTGAGCGCAGAAATGGTAACTGGATAACAGGTATTTCAATGGCAGATGATTCAAGATTGGGTAATCAGAAACTGATGCCTGATAGTTTGAAGAATAGTCCCGCTCATAATAAGTATTATTTACTGCCACTTATACTCGGGATTTTTGGATTGGTATTTCAGTTTACACGGAAAAGCAAAGATGGATTGATTGTAGGCTTGTTATTTTTCTTTACAGGTCTAGCGATTGTCTTGTACCTCAATCAGGCAGGTCCTCAGCCACGTGAGCGTGATTATGCTTATGTTGGAAGCTTCTATGCATTTGCTATTTGGATCGGTCTTTCAGTTATTGGGTTTGTTGATACAGTAAAAAGAGATAAGCAAACATTGCTTACAATGTTAGGCTCTGGAGCTGCATTAACCTTAATCACAATGTTGATTAGTAGCTTATCAGGGTCTGTTTCAGGTGCATTTTCATCTGCAGTCATTTCAACTGCGCTTTTTGCAGGTGTTGCAGCTTTGATTTATTTCTTATTAAAAGCAATTTCTTCGAATGGCAATAATGAGAAAGTAGTTTCAATTGGTGCTGCCGTTATTTGTGCGGCTGTTCCAATACTCATGGCTTCTCAAAACTGGGATGATCATGACCGTAGCAAAAAAACAATTGCACCAGATCTTGCTACCAACTATCTCGAAAGCTGTGCGCCAAATGCTATCCTGTTTACGGTTGGTGATAACGATACCTATCCTTTATGGTATGCACAGGAAGTAAAAGGTGTTCGTCCTGATATTCGTGTGATCAACACAAGCTTACTTGGCACCGATTGGTATATCAACCAGCTTCGTTACAAAGTAAACAACAGTGATCCGATAGATGTGATCTGGAGCGAAGAACAGATTGCCGGTGAAAAACGTAATGTGGCTTATCATATTCCTCTTTCACAAACAGATACTGCATACTATGATCTTTACACGATGATGAAAGACCAGGTGGGTAGTGATGCGGATAATAAAATGTATCGTTCGCAAGGTGGTGAAATGCTCAACTATTTCTACAGTCAGCGTTTTAAAGTGCCGGTTGATGGAAATGTTGTTCGCCAGAACGGAACTGTTACTGCAAAAGACAGCGTGCTGAATGAACTTCGTTTCCAGGTAGGTAAAAGTTACCTGTTTAAAAACGATGCAGCTATTCTCAACATCATTGCTGCTAATAACTGGAAGCGTCCGATCTATTTCACACAACCCTATCAATTAGGTTTTGATGATTACCTTCGCCAGGATGGTTTAACATATCGTCTTGTTCCTGTTGCCAACGCAAGAGGTACAG is part of the Lacibacter sediminis genome and harbors:
- a CDS encoding DUF2723 domain-containing protein, with translation MNFQKLNNITGWIIGLVSCAVYVLTMEPTGSLWDTGEFISCAYKLGIPHPPGAPLFIMLGRLFTLFTPGDAAIGVNLLSALSSGFTIMFLFWTITHFGRRLVQKDNEELQGNQLFTVMAAGVIGGLAYTFSDSFWYSAVEGEVYALSSFFTAVVFWMILKWEHEDAKAGDDDRKRTFAERWIVLIFFIMGLSIGVHLLNLLTLPAIVMVYYFRRYKPTWTGGIVAFLIGCAITGVVQKAVIQWSISSAGWFDRLFVNSFGLPFFSGFIFFFVLIAVLIWFGLRYAKQNQWRFLRLGLWSFAFMLIGFSTYVTTMIRANANPGIDMNDVNNPMALVSYLSREQYGDVPLLKGQKFTAEAEEYADEGDSYQRVGDRYEVTGQKRKPVYPADQTMMFPRVWDASNDQGHADYYAQFLGIGKYQDRQTGKISYERDPDMADNFKFFFGYQVNIMYFRYFMWNFAGKQNDVQGLGERRNGNWITGISMADDSRLGNQKLMPDSLKNSPAHNKYYLLPLILGIFGLVFQFTRKSKDGLIVGLLFFFTGLAIVLYLNQAGPQPRERDYAYVGSFYAFAIWIGLSVIGFVDTVKRDKQTLLTMLGSGAALTLITMLISSLSGSVSGAFSSAVISTALFAGVAALIYFLLKAISSNGNNEKVVSIGAAVICAAVPILMASQNWDDHDRSKKTIAPDLATNYLESCAPNAILFTVGDNDTYPLWYAQEVKGVRPDIRVINTSLLGTDWYINQLRYKVNNSDPIDVIWSEEQIAGEKRNVAYHIPLSQTDTAYYDLYTMMKDQVGSDADNKMYRSQGGEMLNYFYSQRFKVPVDGNVVRQNGTVTAKDSVLNELRFQVGKSYLFKNDAAILNIIAANNWKRPIYFTQPYQLGFDDYLRQDGLTYRLVPVANARGTANMDWMFDKIMNKFKYGGADKNEVYFDEENRRHMVNIRNAHTMLAMNLIAAGRKEDAKKVLQRADQMIKDKNVPYALASRYGNDHNEKSFYFAMTAFQAGDIELGKRIMESVKKDLQQQMAFYESYVGAEGTSPSEYEYQVAKQLVDGIDNALKQYVQGIKPGSDTLQSKEVPQIINNKTDTPK